The Venturia canescens isolate UGA chromosome 7, ASM1945775v1, whole genome shotgun sequence genome segment CCGTATCAAGCgaatctgagaaaaaaaagggggaaaaaaaaactcgtgagCCTTCGATAGGAGCCAATGCAAGACGGAAGCCgaacaaaaaatcgagaaacaaATCAGCAAAGTACAAAACAGTGAGGCATAAACATCGAAGAACTTCGGCAAAGAgagcttcaaaaaaaaaaaatccccatGAGAAACCTACCGATGGATCCGAGGATGAAAAAGCTCGTGAGATAATACCACGCAGCAAAGAACtcgtagaagaaaaaaaccttGGCAAAGTGCAAAAAGTAGCGGTTTACGttgataaacatgaaaaaaagaaaatcatcaCGAATCCAGCGATAACTTTGCTCCGAAAACCATCGATAAGAAGTTCGTCGAATAACGAAGATAAAATCTCAGAAACGGAGATTAAATTTCAGTCGAATTTGGAATCACCCAATGTACCTGATTCTTTCGACAATGAAAACTTGTCCCTGAATACTACCGATCGCCAGACATCGCATCGACGGGATGCTCAACGATCTGAcaacgttgaaaatttttttgatcgactggacaatgaaaaaataatttctgacgGTTCATCTTTCGACGCGATTGTCTCTCGAGTAGCGGACGCGATTCTGAACAGTGCTGTAACATCTGAGAATGATTCACAAACCTCCGACCCGGAAATTTCGGTCACGGTTCGTTGATCCATTCGCTAATTGTTAAGTTACCGATTCATTTGATTATCCAAATTCCGAAACGTTTATTTATACATTCAGGTTACGCAGCGAGCTGCAAACGGTGGAGAATCGCCTCACGATAGTGAAAAGTTGAGGAAGATCGTTCGATCGACGAGATTGACTTCAAGAGTATTGAAAAGACGGATGGACCTTCCGGATATTCCCCATAAAAAACGTAGAAGAtactggaaagaaaaaatcaaacgagAAGATGAAAAGAGCAGAATACGAGATCGTATTTTGAATGTGATCCGGCGTCGATTGATGCGCGAACTAATGAAAAAACTGGCACGAAGGCGCGCTCGTCACTTTTTCAACGAGTCGAGAATTCAGAGATCAttgttgcagaaaaaaaatctcaaagtgAGATCAAAATTGGCACCAAAAAATCGTAAGAccatcaaagaaaaaatacgaattatTTACGCAATGACACACAGaaataagaatggaaaagGTGCGGAACAACATCGACATCGTTCCACGAAGAAAGGCCAGCAACGACACAAAAGAAATGACTATTCCGAAGCTGATGAATATTCGTCCAATggggaacaaaaaaatagcaaaaataatgaggattttgatgaaattgtcGAAAACAGTATCGACGTGCCACGACGTGAGAACTTGCACGAACACACCAGAGCAAAGAAAAATTCCgattttttatcgatcgaTGTTGACGAAGGATCCCTTGATCTTGATGCTGCGGATAAAAGTCCTTCCACATTCAACGTCACGGGCAATGACACGATGTTTTACAATCACATGCTCGACATGGAAAAAGAGCTACTGAACAAATCAAATTCTCGATCGGCAAGCTCCCCTCTGAAAGGAAGAAATGCGGAATACTTTACTTGTGCGGAAAGTTCGAATGACCTGTGCAAAGAGAAATACGATCGAATGAAGCGCCTCGTGCACGCTGGAGTTCATTATCTTCTTCGGCGTTTCGAAGAATGTGAAAATTgtcaaaacgatttttctgcCTCGGGATCAAACGTGCCTTTGCGGTCAGGTAGAGTCAAAAAAGAAGGTCGCGTTTcgttggacgtgaaaaaagctCGAAACAGTGACGTAAATAAGGTCGAACGGGGGGTAGAAAAATTTGGGGTCGATGAGCTCGgcttgaaatcgaaaaaagatAAGGAATCGTTGGCAGCTCTCGTCAACGGAATTGAgagtgttgaaaaaaacgtgaaaaaaacccTCGAGATAATAAAATCACGATCGAGTGGTagcgaaacgaaaaaattcgatgcAGAACAATCGATCAGCGATTCGAGCACAGAGGCAAGTGGAAAAAAGCAGACTACGAAGGGTGataaaaaggatgaaaaaaagagcgCGAAGAATAAGCATCGgaaaaaaaaaggcaaaaaaggCACGAAAACGAGGAGAAAGAATTTTATGAAGAAACGAGCCAACGGAAAAGGGCGAAAGAAATTCAACGATTCcaagaataaaaatcattccacAACGacggacaaaaaaaaactaaaaagtCGATCAAGCCACGATGAACATGTCGATGGAATCGGGCGTGAGATACGCGCGATTctgaccgaaaaaaatgagcgtgATCCAGTAGAAAGGGAATTCgacagtgagaaaaaaatcgctaacGCTTCCCTCCGAATCCGCGACACCGAAATGCCCGATGAAGATTATTTTCCGCGATATGCGCGTGATATCGACGACACGAACATCCCCGATTTCACTAAATACAGAATTCGAAAGGTTCGTTCACCTGTCTATGAGCGAGCCGAGTTTCCTGCGGAAGATGAAGAGAAGGAAGtcttgaaaagtttccaaaactTCCTGAATCCGATGAGAATCAACGCCGACAATGACAAAaccaatataaaaaatgagaaaccgATTCGCGATTCTCTGCCCCTGGAAACTGcgactacgaaaaaaaaaccagaaaaatcaaaaaattcttatGAAAATCATCATCTGAGAAAAAGcaacaaaccaatttttgagaaaagtgagaaaatacACTTCGATGAAGAATCACACGAGAAAGAAGTTAATCTGAATATACCGCCATTCCACTTCAGTGTACGGAGAAAACTGCAGTCGAGTCCACAAATGGCAGGTCCCAGACGTTCGCAGGTCAGATCTACGAAGCAAAAGAAAGCGgaatcgagaaaaaggaaGCAAACCGACAATTGTGCCGtcggaaaaaaatctaaatttGCGCTCAGTAAAATTTCGAAGCGCAACAGAAACAGGCAATTTCGGAGTGCAATGCCGATGAAGATGAGTCGAACACGATTCATCAAGCACGTTGATCGGAACGCCACCCGAATAGGTCGAAATCACGCCGGCAAAGTGAAAAAGTCTAAGCTCCTGACTCTCGAGCTTaatgaagaaatgaaaaattttcgaaacgagCACAAAAAGGTGTGTCCAGTTGTTCCCACGACGGACTATCAAGTAACGAGAGAGGATTGCGCCACTTGCATTTGCGATCTTGTAGAAACAATCGAAGAATTGAGAAGAATTTTGAGTTCAAAAGGCGGCGCTTTGATGAAGATAGCAAATTACGAATGTCGAAAATACGAGAAAATCGGTAACGAGATCGTTCTTTTCTCGACGAGGATTATCGACAACGTTCTCCCAAAGTCACGTCGAGATCTTGCCGAGGCTAAAGGCATGACGTATGTCAATCCACGAGACCTCGAAGACCTCCTGAGAAGCGGCttaaaagatgaaaaagacgaaaacgaTCTCATGACCTTTCCTGGAAACGATCTTCACGTTCCTTGCCATCACGACGATGATGATGTCACGTGGTTGACCAGCATAAGCAAATCTAATTATACCTGGACTCGAGATGACGGTGTACCAGTCTCAGGTAACTCCATTCACCGATCGATCAACGAGAATTACTGTGAATACAAATTGATTTAATAGCAAAGCTATCCAATTGCTCAAATTCAACAGGcctcgttaaaaaaaatggtaatctCGAGCTCTACGACGTCGATTCGAATGACTCAGCCAACTACACCTGCTTCGTCAGCTACATTGACCCTGACAACGAAGAACTCGTCCAGAACGAGTACGTTCATAGAATCCAAGGTATTTCGTCCCGGAGTAAGGCAAAACCGTTCGAGTAAGGCACGATAGCATTTGTAACGATCGagtttaatcattttttcgcacTTACGCCAAGTGGTAACGCTGCCAAGATACACACTGCGGGGCGGCAATCGTTACGATTTGCGACATTGTGACGAAGCGGTCCTCGATGTTCTTGCCTCTCATTTGCCGGGAAAGCTCAACGACATTCTCTGCAAGGGCGGTGTTTGTGATGCATTCGTATACGCGCCTCGTTGCAACCACAAACAGGTATTTCATCGTCATTGCAAAGGTACAGGAAGTCGTGGATCCTCGAAAAGCCAATCGATCACCCATTTTTCCTCCAGGTTTCGATCAGAGCGTTGGTAATGCCGTCAAGCACCTCCAAATTATTTCCAGTCGGAGGAAGTCAATGCGGAGTGCGATGTAAGAAAGCTGCGCAGGACAAAGTAGCCCTGATGCTGAGCAACAACCTACGGAGTGTGATGCAAAAATCGAGTTAGTTCGTAATCCAGTAACATTCTGCATTCGAGCGCACTTAATGCGACGATTTTCATCAATGgttgaccattttttttatagagatCTTTAACCACAGTTGTTTTCAGGTTGCCCCATCGTTCGGAAGATAAACTCCAACCGATCATCGAAGATTCTGAAACAAAAACGAGGAACAGAAGGAGACGAAGGAACGGGAACGTCGGGGATGTCGGCAGTGAGGTCGGGCTTCTGGTTGGCTGCCCTGCCGGCtatggtttccgcgacaaccACTGCTGTGAGTTCTTCGCGATTCaaccacttttttcttcttatttacCAATGATGATGGAATTGAAATCATCTTTCCATATTCGTTGCAGTTCCTTGTTCTCCAGGTTCTCACAGCGATAATATGGGCTCCCGGTGTAAGAAATGTCCGGAAGGTACTCATCAGCCGAATGCGGGTGCCAGGACTTGTCGGACTTGTACTAATCCCTTCATCGAGGGTTGCTATCGAATGGTAGAATCGgcgtttcaatttttcctgaAAATGCATATGAAATGGTCACTGGAATATTTtggtttcctttttttttttcagttttggaATTCTTCCTCCGCCGTCATGGCGATTTTAGTGAGTCTCAGTGCAATAATTACGATTTTCATGATACTCGTTTGGATGCTTTGCTGCAGCAAGGGCAAAAAATCTGGCAGCGGCGGCGGTTCCTGTGCTCGCTCTACAGAAATCGAACTCAAATATCAGCAAGTATGTGCTTCGTCTCaaaaaaagccaaaaaaatTTCGCTGGTTTTTAGCtgacgaaaaaaagttcatTGAATTCGATTATTGACAGAGCGTAGCAGATCAATCGCTGCGACAGCCATTGTTAGAGCCATGCAGTAGAGATTTAACGGAAGATGACGAACGATGGTGCGACTgcgaaaaattaaagaaaaaaaaacgtttgatgcggaaaaaattgattttgtgTGGAGCAGAAGCGCCGCTGGGTCCTGCTTATCGACCGGTTGAAGTGAGTATCAATCTTCGaattatttcgtgaaaatcaaAGACAATTGATTGACTTGAAATGTTATTCAGGGACGACAGATGACTGTTGATCCGGATGAAAAAACTGAACGAGTGAGAACCGTGCCGATTTCGTGTGTCGACTCTTACCGATCTCACATCGGAGGTCACTCCAGAAATAGTAAGACTCGATATCATAAAAAaaggtggaagaaaaaaaaatgttcaattatcCCAATTCACATTTTCATAGATTTCCCACAAGTATACGATTATGCAAAACCTCCGTTGCCGCTACCGGATTTCCCCAGGTGACGGAAAACCCTCAGGATTTCGATTGGAACTCGACCTGATAAATATTGGAGCACAAAATCTGAGCTGTCAATTTTGACAGtcacaaaaaaaagagaagcGAAGCCCTATATGCTTGGAAACTTGAAGAATCCATTTAGACACGTGTTTACTTTGCactaattttaaaaatgttctcaTACACACACTTATAcacatgtataaatatatacaatagaaatatttttaatggcAGGGTCAGATACCGGATGAAGATTgataaaatgtaatttttaacTCACCGCTAAGTCCataattgtacattttttttgcttcggtTTTTAGGGTTCAGGAGAATAAAGAACAAAACCGTGAAGATAATTTCTTGTTCTCGagtatatttttgtttttctcattgGATATTTACACGAATAAGTATTCAGTGATCAATTTTGACTCCTGGAACATCTTCGACACTACTACAAAGCAACGTGAAAAGTGTTTCCCCTTATTTAAGCATTTGGTGACGAAGAACGAAGAATGGCAATCCCAATCCACTTCCGAAGAAGAGGATAAAGTATGCTGTCAACTTGTATCGGTTGTGAATGTCAAATGGCAGATTCTGTAAGAAAATCAATTGCCATTGTGAGAATTGGAAGATCAGAATAtgcttatttttaaatatcttgtttcgaaaattctatttCAATTTGAAGTGGTTTTTGCACTGGAATATTTGGGTTAAACTTgctaaatttgaaaatgggATTTActaattcgaaatttcaaacgcTATACGTTCATACACAATTGTTTGATGTTATTAAAGGTGCGTTCCACTTATCGCCCGTAACGCCTGGACAACGGCTACTGGGATGGAATTTTGGGGCATTTTGAGCGTTTTGGGCGATAAGTGGAACGCACCTTACATCGACGTATCTTCATGTGTGGGTGGGCATCggatagaataaaaaatgaggttATACTGCGTATCTAAAAATTCGAATGGGTAACAGTTTTCGCAACTTCTATTTAAAACTTTACTGTTCTTTGTTTCATCTTTGAAGTAAATTCTGgatggaaatttatttatacaaaaaattgaactatcaaaatcaacaattttgaaAGAAATGAATAGCGAGAACTTTGAATAACCGAACGGTCAAGAGAGCAcggaaaaatccatttttattgattatttcgAGTAATAACTTTATTTATGAATTTGTATAATCAGCAAGACAAAGTTGACTTATGCAGAATATTGCTGATCAATTGTTTGATAGTGAACGATTATATAAAAGTCAACTGTAGGGTTactgagaaaaagaaaaattttttaaagttaCTTACACCACCGACACGACCACCATGGTCGTGAGAAGCTCGCACCACGCTCGTTCCAAATCGCCTTATTAATTGATTCGCAAACATTTTCGCTGCTTTGTTAATtaaactttttattcgaaaaacatACAAACGAATACGACTGTTCGACACCCCTGACTACTTTTTCGTGTTCCCAAAGATGGCCTTTTTTTCGGCATCTACGTAGTTGCCAGTAGGTGGCGCATGCCAAAAACTAAACTAGTCAAATTAACACTACTCTAATAAAGTATAAAATGTAATCGATAGTACAATTTAAATTGCTGGTTCATACCGATGTTTATTCGAATAGAAGTGATTAtgtactcaaaattttgatttttatttttaaataaaaaaatagcagAAACATGTCTAACAAAtgtaatgaaatatttgtcaAGTACACCCCCAAGAATTCTCTCAATTTCCAATCGAAAACACCTCATTTGGAATCagcaacaatttttcatgCCCCACAAGTTCATTGTTGAGAAGTAACTAAAGTAACATCAAATTGAACGTTtagaaaaaaccgaaaaattgaGGTCTAATATATGACAGGAAAATTGCAAAGATTTTCATAACATAATGAACGAACATTATATGTAATGACCCACATGACAAAAATATGGGAAATTGTGCTGTTAATGAAGAAGTTGTTACCACTGAATCAATTCAAGAGTAAAATAATGAATCAAgaaataccattttttttcaagttttattttattaattacagGAGGTTCGTTGTTTACTTGTCAGCCTTCTTTGTCTTTGAAGAAGCCTGTTGTGCTCTCAGCACCTTCACGACAATCTTTTGTTCTTCAATGAGGAAGGCACGAACGATCCTAAAATAAACGATAGTCAATATTGAATAACTTTCAATAAACAAATAAGTATTGTTCAGAATTTATTACACTTTGATCAATTGCACAGGAGAGCTGAGACTcttcttttcaatttcttgATGAACTGAATTTGAATGATTCCTACCTTTCCTTGACGCACTTGTGGCACAAAACTCCACCGTAAACTCTCTTTACGGTCTTCTTACGTTTGCACATTCTAGATCGTTCCATCGGCCTCGCCGGCTGAATACCCCTGAGTTTGTCTTTGCACTGACCGCATCTTGGGATCTTCTTGGGCTTCTTAAGGTACTGATAAACAAGTTTGCCACCAGGAGTGCGTACACTAGAAATGAACATAAAAAACCATATTTCAATAATGTTTTCTACAAATTTAAGATTTGAAGTGAGTTTAAGACACTTCATTAATTTGGAGCAGTTGAATTAATTGTTAAACCACGAAATGATTGGAAGAgttttgaaataattgaaaacttGTGTGCAGACATCAGTTTtgacaataattatttttcatgtcaTTAACAAATTAGggttcgttttttcacaaaatgatataacattgaaaaagtgttgacaACGGTGGCGATAAAATTATTGTGAATTGAAGACAAGCTTTCGAAAAACTCCTCAATTTCAGTTTAttcttttataaaatttgaagaCAGTGTTATCTTCATCGTTTCAAGCTCAATTTGCAAATGTTTTATAGTTATACGAAAATGTTGAACGAATACAATTTGTCTGCGATACAATATGAAAGATCATTTTAAAAGCAACAAAAAACTGATCACACGTGATTCCCCTCGGAGATGTCGAAAGTAAACCAAAACATAACCCAACTTTTGGTAACAAATTATTGATGGGTGAAAAATAGTtaaaaatcattggaaacttcgataatttattatatagatgaatgattattttttagtGACTGTCAAAATGGAAATTGAGTAACTTACACGCGTCTCCTGTTGCTCTTGGTGTTGTACGACAAACGTCGTCGATAGGTTAGCCGCTGCACCATTTTGATTCTGCAACGTTAATTCGATATTAGcactttttaaatataaacaaTAAAGTCACTGTAACCTTCACTTTTAATCCGCGAACAATCGTATATTCATAGCGATACTTTACATATCGcgattgatgattttttcgcGGATTTTATCAAATGTGTAATAAGTTGTCACAGACCTGGGTCAGAGCAAAACGGAAAAGGAAGCTTCCCTTTCCATGAAGAAAAGTGAGTTGCCAAGATGGCGCCAGGACTAACACAGTAACCGGAAATGatgatttttgaatatttgagagtAAACGGGTGGTATCAAAACgataaacaataaattttgagtgaaaaaaataatcgtaaaaGATTTGAACAAATTAGAATCGTTGAGTAGCCGTCAATGTTCAGTTTTTAACTTTTAGAACCGGAAGTGAGGATTATTGAGTGATATTTCAAAGTCTCGAGGCGGGAAAAAAGAGTTTGAATAACTTTTCATCgataaaagtttttaatttGTTTGGAGTTGTTTTATGTTATTAAATGAATTCTTAGATGCCAATCATTAGAATTATTACTTTATTAGATTTTTACAACACTGCagcttttcctttttcagccgaaacgataattttcataaatattgcgAAACATATCGCGACAGTTGATCTTAACTTTGAGCTTAGCACAGAGCAGAAATACTCCAGACAATTTACGATGGAGGCTGTAAATTTCTTCGGGCGGTGGACACAGTCGGTGGTGCAGAATGGTCGGAACGAGCGCTTGGATGCTGAGGAAATGTTCGATTGTGATAATCAAtgacaattttatttaattattcatttattggCTCTGACTTACCTCCGCGTGACATTTTGACCACCAAAGtcgtaaattttatttttctcgttgaaCACTTGACCAAGGATCATAACTGTATCTACGTGAGCCTCTTCCATAATCTAGAAAAgcgaaaagaaaatcattttatgaGTTTTAGTGaatgaatataatttttgtacattcgaaaatttaattttcccaTTTATATCCGTAAAAGAGCGTTCCTTACTTTAACCTAAAAATACTAACCTTCGATTCATATccagtgagaaatttcatttccttTGAAAGCTTTAAAACGGTATCTCGATCGCTTTTACTTGCTGCGTTTATAATCTCGATATAGTTGTCcataaattctttttcataAGTGCGACATGCGCCAAAATCAAGAAGCGTCAATTGTCGAGTTTctggattataaaaaaaattggcccAGTTTGGGTCGGTCTGCATGTATCGGAAAACGAACAATTCTTTCAGGCaaagattcattattaatttgcATATATGCTCCCGTGTTTCCATATCCATTTCCACACACTTATCGACTGGAACTCCTTCCACCAATTCCGTTGTAAATACTTGCTTCGAACACAGTTCATCTGAAAAATGGATTTCCTTGCgttatcttttttcttccaaaataaaagaaaccaAATTTCAATCAAAGTAACTTTTCTATTCCTACCGATAACTGCAGGCACGAAATATTCAGGATAAGGCGCAACGAACTCTCGATATTTCTTAGTACACTCGGCCTCTCTCGTGTAATCGACTTCCCAAGCTAATTCACGTTTAGCGACTTCAACAAGATTGTCGATGAACATACCTTTTGGAAACATGTTCCATACCTAGaacaaatgtaaaaaataaatatataaaaatatagaagCTTGTTTATGTTCAACTCTGTTACAGGATTAGTTAATGGTTTCTTTACCTTCATGACACCCACAAGATTGTCGATATCACTCTGTATCCCTTCAGCGACTCCAGggtattgaatttttatagcAACGCCTTGGCCATTTTTCAGAGTCGCATAGTGAACTTGTCCTGaacaaaaaagtgtaaaaaactatttcataTTTAATGtaataatatgaataaataagtatatgtaaaaacattaaattttcagaatAATTAACTTGGGGATTGAATTTATGGATTTACCAATTGAGGCAGCTGCAAAaggtttttcttcaaaactcGCAACTTTGTTTCTCCAATCGTCCCCCAATTCTTTGTTTAATACTTTCTCCACTTGCCAAGTTGGCATGAAATCAGCACTTTGACGAACACGTTCGAAAGCTTTTTGTAATTCTGGGCTGATAACACTGTTGTCCTGAATACTGAGAATTtgaccaattttcaaagctgctCCTCGAACTTTGCACAAAGTCTCGACGATCCTTTCAGCATTTGCTTTTGTGAGGAAAACCGTATCTAGTGTCTCGCCAACGCTGTCGGTTTTTAAACCCAAAGTACGACGACTGTATTCCGCTAGAGTTCCAATTCCAAGACCAACTCCCAATGTTCCAAAACTTACCATTCTTTGAAGTCTTGTGTGTGGAACTTTACGCTCTTTTGAGTTCGATGAAAGCTTTATTTGCaagagaaaaataactttATCAGATATTCCccgagatttcatttcaatttcaatttcaattcaaGTGTGCAAAATGCTTGAATATAAAACATCTAACACTTGAACAGTGATCAACAGAGACTTACTGTTTGGCGAGGTCGAGCGGTGGGTTTAGACAAAACTTTTTCAgttgtaatatttttcaaaactttcggtgtttttTCTTTGGCTTCAGAAGATTGTTGATCCGTTGAAGAATCCAGAGAATTTCTCGAAGCTTCGcgactgatttttttctcatgctcAAGCTCCAAGTCTCTCAAAACTCTTTTGTCCTTTTCGGAGAGCTCAATTTTTGGAATATTCTTATCAATTCTAAtagtttcgattttttctttcacgctGGTGTATTTTTTCTGAGGAGGAATTTCTTGAGGCTCGGAACTACCAGAAGAACGAAATGATTCTGGTTTTTCTGATATTTTAGCTGCTTCAGAACTTTGTGAAGCTTTTATTTCTCGTGGATCTTTAGCTggatcaaaaatttcaagtttaaCGTCGGTTGATTGACTCTCTGAGTTTTTGTATTCTGGAAATCCAACAGAGTGGCTGAGACGAAATTTAGTATATTGAGAAATTCCTTTTTCAACCACGCAAAGACGTTCCACCAACTCTTTCGTCTCGGCTACAAATTTTTCCTGCAGGCCAATAATACAGATGAAGGATTTGGAAATCTTCAGCTTCATATCAgtagttttgaaatttttgccaAATGTTTCTCAAACATAACTTACGGGAACCTTACTTGGATCTATTTcacttaatttttttcctgcctTCTTAATGTTTGCTTCTGCAAGAACTTTTATACTCGAATTGTCCAAGATTCGTTTTATGGAGTCTTCCTGATGTTTGAGCAGTGCATTTGCCACGGTTTGAGCTCCTCGCAAGACACCTAGGAGGTCTGAAGCCCACGGACGAGCCATTGGCgctaaataaaatttaaataattgtttctcgaaggaatatttgaaaagattataaataataatagaaaaataatgtttttatttgaagTATACAGAAAACTACTTGCTATGACAAcactgcgaaaaaaaaattctcaacaaacactaatatttttgaatgttgTCGATGTGCAACACCTCAAAAACATTCAATAGAAATAATACTGCTGTTATTTATGAGATAAAATAAGTATGTCGAGAATCTTATTATTTGTCAAATGAAGCCTGAATTTATTCTCAAAAATTCGAACTTTTGTCGAATGGTTAAGAAAGTTTTTGTAAACATATGAAGATTATGATCATCACAGTGAAAGTTTTTAAATGAATACTTTTACTtacattataaaaataattgagtaGCGTTCAAAAACTTCAAGACTGCTTAATttactgaaaaattgaatggaaaaaatgaagttgaggaTGCGAAGAATTGGAAACCTTCAATCGAGGAACTACTTCAACAAAATTGCAAAATATGATGCAAAACCGCTACCGAGGCCTTGAGgttacgtaaaaaaaaatatagattttCGAAACGTACaaatttaatattattatacaTCCGCGGTATAAGATCTTTTAGTTCTTCTGGTTattcataaataaatttagTTTAACAGACATCCTTTAAAGCTCGAGGCTGAGTGTAATAGATGGACATTGGACTGGTAAGGTAGGAAAGTGAGGCTATGTTACGAGATTTGTGTACAGTTTGCTGGAAGGCAATAACATAGTGAAAATACTTCGAACACCCATGATAAAATGTGACATCAGAATGTTTTCACGtcacaaaatttgaagaattaagaacgaattttcgaaatcgtaaATTTGTCGATAGTATagctatttatatatatatagctaTTATGACTGCATAGATGAGTCGAATTGTACATCGACAATATATTCGTAAACGGAAAAATAACCAACATTATTACAAACATAAATTTAAAAGGTGCTTTGCTAAAAGTACAGTACCGTTTTCTCAAGTGGAGCAAAagtaacattaaaaaaaataacaaattgatTTTgatttcagttaaaaaataataaccttCAATTAACTCATTCGCATCACTTTAATATACATCATTGTTTACAACTTTGTTTACAATATGTACGCAAGAAATGCGTGAACTCCATGGATTCATCGAGATTTATATCGAATAATGAACAATTATATACCATTTCACGAAAATTCATAAACGCTCGATGATTTTCTTTGGatccaagaaacaaatatACGACATCGAAGAcgaaatttccttttttcggCATCTACGAATCTCAGATGTATgtacgcaattttttttttcttttcattctttatATTTATTGTTACGTTCCATTTCATTTTGAAGCACGGTTTCGATGTTTT includes the following:
- the LOC122413932 gene encoding uncharacterized protein encodes the protein MPSSTSKLFPVGGSQCGVRCKKAAQDKVALMLSNNLRSVMQKSIVFRLPHRSEDKLQPIIEDSETKTRNRRRRRNGNVGDVGSEVGLLVGCPAGYGFRDNHCFPCSPGSHSDNMGSRCKKCPEGTHQPNAGARTCRTCTNPFIEGCYRMFWNSSSAVMAILVSLSAIITIFMILVWMLCCSKGKKSGSGGGSCARSTEIELKYQQSVADQSLRQPLLEPCSRDLTEDDERWCDCEKLKKKKRLMRKKLILCGAEAPLGPAYRPVEGRQMTVDPDEKTERVRTVPISCVDSYRSHIGGHSRNNFPQVYDYAKPPLPLPDFPR
- the LOC122413935 gene encoding 60S ribosomal protein L34-like, which codes for MVQRLTYRRRLSYNTKSNRRRVVRTPGGKLVYQYLKKPKKIPRCGQCKDKLRGIQPARPMERSRMCKRKKTVKRVYGGVLCHKCVKERIVRAFLIEEQKIVVKVLRAQQASSKTKKADK
- the Coq8 gene encoding atypical kinase COQ8B, mitochondrial; amino-acid sequence: MARPWASDLLGVLRGAQTVANALLKHQEDSIKRILDNSSIKVLAEANIKKAGKKLSEIDPSKVPEKFVAETKELVERLCVVEKGISQYTKFRLSHSVGFPEYKNSESQSTDVKLEIFDPAKDPREIKASQSSEAAKISEKPESFRSSGSSEPQEIPPQKKYTSVKEKIETIRIDKNIPKIELSEKDKRVLRDLELEHEKKISREASRNSLDSSTDQQSSEAKEKTPKVLKNITTEKVLSKPTARPRQTLSSNSKERKVPHTRLQRMVSFGTLGVGLGIGTLAEYSRRTLGLKTDSVGETLDTVFLTKANAERIVETLCKVRGAALKIGQILSIQDNSVISPELQKAFERVRQSADFMPTWQVEKVLNKELGDDWRNKVASFEEKPFAAASIGQVHYATLKNGQGVAIKIQYPGVAEGIQSDIDNLVGVMKVWNMFPKGMFIDNLVEVAKRELAWEVDYTREAECTKKYREFVAPYPEYFVPAVIDELCSKQVFTTELVEGVPVDKCVEMDMETREHICKLIMNLCLKELFVFRYMQTDPNWANFFYNPETRQLTLLDFGACRTYEKEFMDNYIEIINAASKSDRDTVLKLSKEMKFLTGYESKIMEEAHVDTVMILGQVFNEKNKIYDFGGQNVTRSIQALVPTILHHRLCPPPEEIYSLHRKLSGVFLLCAKLKVKINCRDMFRNIYENYRFG